The following proteins are encoded in a genomic region of Alnus glutinosa chromosome 8, dhAlnGlut1.1, whole genome shotgun sequence:
- the LOC133874621 gene encoding LOB domain-containing protein 4-like produces the protein MKENGRKQGAMSPCAACKLLRRRCAQDCVFAPYFPAEEPQKFASVHKVFGASNVNKMLQELPEQQRSDAVSSMVYEANARVRDPVYGCVGAISSLQQQVDVLQTQLAIAQAEVVHMRMRGAQYTSSSSSNPPENSTTPNSQTKSFFSLGESLWSC, from the exons ATGAAGGAGAACGGCAGAAAACAAGGTGCGATGTCACCATGCGCAGCATGCAAGCTTCTACGAAGGAGATGTGCGCAGGATTGCGTGTTTGCTCCTTATTTTCCAGCTGAGGAACCACAGAAGTTTGCTAGTGTACACAAAGTTTTTGGAGCTAGCAATGTGAACAAGATGTTGCAG GAATTACCAGAGCAGCAGCGGAGTGATGCGGTGAGTTCGATGGTGTACGAAGCGAATGCAAGGGTACGAGACCCAGTGTACGGTTGTGTAGGAGCCATATCATCTCTCCAACAACAAGTTGACGTCCTTCAAACCCAATTGGCAATTGCACAGGCTGAGGTAGTTCATATGAGAATGCGCGGCGCCCAATacacttcctcctcctcctctaaTCCACCAGAAAATTCCACCACTCCTAATTCTCAGACCAagtcttttttttccttgggtGAGTCTTTGTGGTCGTGCTAG